One genomic segment of Nocardia spumae includes these proteins:
- a CDS encoding fumarate reductase/succinate dehydrogenase flavoprotein subunit: MNIPELSDTVRLDCDVLVIGGGTAGTMAALTAAENGANVLLLEKAHVRHSGALAMGMDGVNNAVIPGKAEPEDYVAEITRANDGIVNQRTVYQTATRGFAMVQRLERYGVKFEKDAYGEYAVRRVHRSGSYVLPMPEGKDVKKALYRVLRQRKMRERIRIENRLMPVRVLTDNGRAVGAAALNTRTGDFVAVGAKAVILATGPCGRLGLPASGYLYGTYENPTNAGDGYAMAYHAGAELSGIECFQINPLIKDYNGPACAYVANPFGGYQVNAAGERFVDSDYWSGQMMAEVSREIESARGPIYLKVSHLPEETLGALEGILHTTERPTRARFHANRGHDYRTHDIEMHISEIGLCSGHSASGVWVDEHARTTIPGLYAAGDLACVPHNYMIGAFVYGDLAGEHASSTLPDVSAPQDLPSDQLAAAHELIYRPLLHPEGPPQQQVEYKLRRFVNDYVAPPKTQTKLSLAVETFERMRAEIAEMGASTAHELMRCAEVDFIRDCAEMAARSSLTRTESRWGLYHDRADLPGRDDQDWRFHLNLRKGADGEMEFLKRPVAPYFVPVPEWEDVPSQGEPVAVAQPELIAGPPRTGDSTGADTPRPGLTVPTATDHAAAPRIALLLSLDAPTVAELRDYLDDDDPRVRATALSVLTEGTPDGFAEALIAALGDIEAGVRAAAVSGLRELIEILPPADGLAEFAASPDALVRAAVVDLLRAQRRGSADLFGKAAVDSDHRVRIEGVRALVSLDDWSALTAIAFDENREVRVAVARGLAEVGGGGAETVRALAADRDPLVRAAALAAFAALGDESDAALLAAALKDSAWQVREGGARGWAGLGPAAAAEALAPVLSDPHPDVRKAAVLTLGHWPADTEVRATLRIVLEDSDADVRAYARRTLEAA; the protein is encoded by the coding sequence ATGAATATCCCCGAGCTGTCCGACACCGTCCGGCTGGACTGCGATGTGCTGGTGATCGGCGGCGGAACCGCCGGCACGATGGCGGCACTCACCGCCGCGGAGAACGGGGCGAACGTGCTGCTGCTGGAGAAGGCGCACGTTCGCCACTCCGGCGCCCTCGCCATGGGTATGGACGGGGTCAACAATGCCGTGATCCCGGGTAAGGCCGAACCGGAGGACTACGTCGCCGAGATCACCAGGGCCAACGACGGAATCGTCAACCAGCGCACGGTCTATCAGACCGCGACCCGGGGCTTCGCGATGGTGCAGCGGCTCGAACGCTACGGCGTGAAGTTCGAGAAGGACGCCTACGGTGAGTACGCCGTGCGCCGCGTGCACCGCTCGGGCTCCTATGTGCTGCCGATGCCGGAGGGTAAGGACGTCAAGAAGGCGCTGTATCGCGTACTGCGGCAACGCAAGATGCGCGAGCGGATCCGGATCGAGAACCGGCTCATGCCGGTCCGCGTGCTCACCGACAACGGGCGCGCGGTCGGCGCTGCCGCGCTCAATACCCGCACCGGGGATTTCGTCGCCGTCGGCGCGAAGGCGGTGATCCTGGCGACCGGTCCGTGCGGCCGGCTCGGACTGCCCGCCTCGGGATATCTGTACGGCACCTACGAGAATCCGACCAATGCCGGTGACGGGTACGCGATGGCGTACCACGCGGGCGCCGAACTGTCGGGTATCGAATGCTTCCAGATCAATCCGCTGATCAAGGACTACAACGGTCCGGCGTGCGCGTATGTCGCCAATCCGTTCGGCGGTTATCAGGTCAACGCGGCCGGTGAGCGTTTCGTGGATTCCGATTACTGGTCCGGGCAGATGATGGCGGAGGTGTCGCGGGAGATCGAATCCGCGCGCGGGCCGATCTATCTGAAGGTGTCGCATCTGCCGGAGGAGACCCTCGGCGCGCTGGAAGGCATCCTGCATACCACCGAGCGGCCTACCCGGGCTCGCTTCCACGCCAATCGCGGTCACGACTACCGCACGCACGATATCGAGATGCATATCTCCGAAATCGGCTTGTGCAGTGGGCATTCCGCATCCGGCGTGTGGGTCGACGAGCATGCCCGCACCACGATTCCAGGGTTGTACGCGGCCGGGGATCTGGCCTGCGTGCCGCACAACTACATGATCGGCGCCTTCGTCTACGGCGATCTCGCCGGTGAGCACGCTTCCTCCACGCTGCCGGACGTCAGCGCCCCGCAGGATCTGCCGTCCGATCAGCTGGCCGCGGCGCATGAGCTGATCTACCGTCCGCTGCTGCATCCGGAAGGACCGCCGCAGCAGCAGGTGGAATACAAACTCCGCCGATTCGTGAACGACTATGTGGCGCCGCCGAAGACGCAGACGAAATTGTCGTTGGCGGTGGAGACCTTCGAGCGGATGCGGGCGGAGATCGCGGAGATGGGCGCGAGCACCGCGCACGAGTTGATGCGCTGCGCCGAAGTCGATTTCATTCGCGACTGCGCCGAGATGGCGGCGCGATCCTCACTGACCCGCACCGAATCGCGCTGGGGCCTGTACCACGATCGCGCCGATCTGCCCGGGCGCGACGATCAGGATTGGCGCTTCCACCTCAACCTGCGTAAGGGCGCCGACGGGGAGATGGAATTCCTGAAGCGCCCGGTTGCCCCGTATTTCGTACCCGTACCCGAATGGGAGGACGTGCCCTCGCAGGGCGAACCCGTCGCGGTGGCACAGCCGGAGTTGATCGCCGGCCCGCCGCGCACCGGCGACTCGACCGGTGCGGACACCCCTCGCCCCGGCCTCACCGTGCCCACCGCGACCGACCATGCGGCAGCGCCACGGATAGCGCTGCTGCTGAGCCTGGACGCGCCGACGGTCGCCGAACTCCGGGACTATCTCGACGATGACGATCCCCGGGTGCGCGCCACCGCGCTGTCGGTCCTCACCGAGGGCACTCCGGACGGCTTCGCCGAGGCGCTGATCGCCGCCCTCGGTGATATCGAGGCCGGTGTGCGCGCGGCGGCGGTCTCGGGACTGCGCGAACTGATCGAAATCCTGCCCCCGGCGGACGGATTGGCGGAGTTCGCCGCGTCTCCGGACGCGCTGGTGCGTGCCGCGGTCGTGGATCTGCTGCGCGCCCAGCGTCGGGGATCGGCGGATCTGTTCGGCAAGGCCGCCGTGGACAGCGATCACCGAGTACGGATCGAGGGTGTGCGCGCACTGGTCTCCCTGGACGACTGGTCCGCGCTGACCGCCATCGCGTTCGACGAGAACCGCGAGGTCCGGGTCGCGGTCGCCCGCGGGCTGGCCGAGGTGGGCGGCGGTGGCGCGGAAACGGTCCGCGCCTTGGCCGCCGACCGCGATCCGCTGGTCCGGGCCGCCGCCCTCGCGGCCTTCGCGGCCCTGGGTGACGAGTCCGATGCGGCGCTGCTGGCCGCGGCGCTGAAGGATTCGGCGTGGCAGGTCCGGGAGGGTGGCGCGCGCGGCTGGGCCGGTCTCGGCCCCGCGGCCGCTGCCGAAGCCTTGGCGCCGGTGCTGTCGGACCCCCATCCGGATGTACGCAAGGCCGCCGTACTCACCCTCGGTCATTGGCCCGCGGACACCGAGGTCCGCGCGACACTGCGGATCGTCCTCGAGGACTCCGACGCCGATGTGCGCGCCTACGCCCGCCGCACGCTCGAGGCGGCGTGA